The Atribacter laminatus genome contains the following window.
TTAGTTTTATCTGGAAAGATGGATTAAGTCAAAAAATCCTTCATGAATATGAACCACTCCAAGTTCCCAATGAGCTCTCCTGGTGGGAAGAGCGCTCAACATCGGTATCGGCTCCTCATCTGCGGTTTCTCTTCCTAGGAAACACCGATCAACCGACCAAAGAAACCGAAAAACGCTGTCTTCTGACACGATACTTAGCAGATGAGGTCAATAATTTGGTAGGGAAAGCAATAGTTTGGGATAAAGCAGAAAAAAAAGCCCGCTTGTGTCAGTACCGAGATATTGTGATCTTGGTTCCCACTCGAACTTTTTATAAACCGCTCGAGCAAGTGTTACAAGATGAATTAAATATACCAGTTATTTTCGTTACCGATGTCAATTATTTTTCTCGAGGAGAAACCTTGGATGCCGTAGCCTATTTAAAAACCGTTGTTGATCCTCAGGATGACCTGGCTTTAGCTAACTATCTTTCTTCCCCCTTTTCCGGACTCAGTTTGGCTGAGGTACACGACTTGTTTGTCAATGCTGATAAATCATGTAAAAACGGTTGGTTGTGGAAAAATTTGCAGGAGCAATATCCAAATTTCTGCGAAAAGTTGATTGATTTGAACCAAAAGATGAAATTAACGGGTCCAGCTTCAATTTTGTCCGAGCTTTTAAAAGAATCCTCCCATTTAAAAGCAATCCCACGGTCTTTGCGAAGAAGAGTGGCAGTCAACCTCCGGCGGGCCATTGATTTAGCCCGAGAATATGAAAATACCATTGGAAACAGCGGATTGGGTTGCACCCGTTATTTACAAGATGCCATTTTGAAAGAAGTCAAAAGTGAGGAGGCCAATCCAGTAGGAGAAGAAGAAGATGTAGTAAGAGTGATGACTATTCACTCTGCGAAAGGTTTAGAATTTCCTGTCGTTGCTCTTTTTGGTTTGGAATATACTCCCTATCGACGCCCAAGGAACAAATTTCAATCCTCGCGTGAACTGGGAGCGATAACCAGGTATTTCCCGGATTATTGGGAGATGAATGGTCAACCACATGTGGAGAGTGATGTTGATTTTCCTTCTTTTTTTATCGAACAGCAACTCCAGCAAGCCGAGGAAGTTTCTGAACAACAGCGGTTATTTTACGTAGCTTGTACGCGGGCTCAAGATACTTTGATTTTATCGGGTGTTTGTCCGATCAGCAACGGAGAAATAGTTATCAAACCGAAAACCTGGTTGAGCTGGGTTTGGGATTGGATTGAAAAGGAAAGAAATGAGGATCCTCGACAATACCTAATCAAATTTTTCCCTGGCTACCAAGATTCTTTATTCATTTCCACTTCAAAGGCAAATGAAGAGATGGAGGGAGGGATGGAGCTTCCTCGGCAGCCTCTTCCTCGTTTACAACGCCTGACAGCAACCGCTTATGCCTTTTATCGGTTTTGTCCCCATGCCTATCGAATGAGATATCGGCAGGGGATCACTTTACCGTGGGAGCTTCCTTCTGATGATGAAAAAGGGGGAGCCGATCTGGGGAATATGGTTCATTGGATTCTGGCTCAATGGGATTTTAATGAACAAAGTCTGAATCATTGGTTGCCACTTCATCAGGATAAATTTCTGGAAATAAAATCGCAGCTTTCGATTGAGCTTCGACCTTTTTTGAATACCAACCAAGATTGGGAGAAAGTAAAAATTTGGTTAACCAATTTATCTCAAAGCCATCTGGGCTTATCTCTCCAAAAAAATTACAATGACCAAAAACTTGAGCGGGAAAAGCCTTTTGAAATCAAGATTAATGGAGGATTGGTATTGGCAGGGATACGAGATCTTTTGTGGAAGGATGAACAGGGAGTGCATATTATTGATTACAAAACCTCTTCGCCCGATGAGTCAGTATTTCCTCTTTATCGAGAACAAATGTACTTTTATGGCTTGGTAGCCCAAAAGCAATATCCTGGCCTTCCGATCCATCTTGGTTTATATTTCGTTCGAGAGAATTTATACCAGAAAATTCATGACTTACCGACGGAAGATAAGATGATGCTACAAGTGGGTGCGGTCGCTCAAAATGCCGCTTCTCAAGGAAGCTTTCAGCCAGCTATCGAAAAATGCCCATCATGCCCCTGGAAAAACCATTGCTCTTTTTATTCAACTAAAGAGTAAATTATTCTTAAATTGTGGTTTTTTATAAAGTTAAAACCTTATGTTTTTGAAGCATAAAATGACAATTCAAAATTCCTCTCTCTTGATGGGAGAAAATCAGGACGGAGGTAAAATCCAAGATTCTAATCCAAGTTTGATGTTAAGAAATTGGCCAAAGGGAAATATCGAAGTTTCCTCTCAACTTAATTTTGTCCCTTCTTATTTGGTTGTCCAGCCAACTAAGCCTTTAATATAGTATTTTTGTAAGAAAGCAAAGATAAATAGGGGAGCAATCATCGAGACAATTGACGCAGCAGTGAGAACTCCCCAGTCGACATGATATTGGCCTCTCATAAGAGGAATTCGTTGGGTTGCGAGAAGTTTGCCGGGGGTATAGACGAGGATAAGAGCCAGGAAAAAATCACTCCAAACCCACATAAATTGAAGAACAATCGAAGATATAAGTGCAGGCCAGGATATTGGAAGGATAATTCGAGAAAATACTACAAAATCCGAAGCTCCATCAATCTTGGCGGATTCTTCGATCTCAATGGGAAGAGTAATAAAGAAATTTCGAAGAAAGAAGATAATCCAAGGCATGCCCCAGGCTGAATGGATAAGAATTAATCCAGTGTAAGTATTCAGGAGGTTT
Protein-coding sequences here:
- a CDS encoding carbohydrate ABC transporter permease, which gives rise to MKRNQITTTIKYFIAILISIIWILPFLGIVMTSIRPLQEVIYGWWNLKPFTPSMVNYINAWNHPTAPLSQGTFNSLLVALPSTLIPILAASLAAYGFARFRLSLLTSLFILVIILMALPQQMIAIPIFQLMKNLNLLNTYTGLILIHSAWGMPWIIFFLRNFFITLPIEIEESAKIDGASDFVVFSRIILPISWPALISSIVLQFMWVWSDFFLALILVYTPGKLLATQRIPLMRGQYHVDWGVLTAASIVSMIAPLFIFAFLQKYYIKGLVGWTTK
- a CDS encoding UvrD-helicase domain-containing protein, whose amino-acid sequence is MKRVEKKEFLELIADSRPAQQEAIMADEDLVVVNAGAGTGKTETLARRYAWLVTTGRAKFNQILTLTFTEKAALEMRERIRMRLRNWYKQLSNQGNFQHLYEAIDNLDEAPISTIHSFCMRIIQKASLYFNIDPNIRVISSPEEFGFWNNLQNILSRNDWNWFDENVSDPVWRSRLSVLNQEPFFLLLNHGGADGLVQLVNSLTDLFGSWGEKPEWLWQKGERVERDWEEIQESLLSWYAPEWDKEWSFWIEQILPLIGLRGSSKVIDTFIDFNLKWHNRPDKRQLPYFMSDLIDSLAAIARSSRNAVYLKIQDQLLLSRPFQSMIEYRNQLKEKYIRLIDILCGKGELTEDLRCRQLLIQSSAIFWHIWEEFKKKKSVLSFNDMIAYAGEAVKRYPTLTAQYCSIMVDEFQDTDLLQESLIRNIVQNNQASLFVVGDLKQSIYRFRHADLSIFHQYIQETQYNPEGGRHIVLSESFRSRDDLVSEMNSLFSFIWKDGLSQKILHEYEPLQVPNELSWWEERSTSVSAPHLRFLFLGNTDQPTKETEKRCLLTRYLADEVNNLVGKAIVWDKAEKKARLCQYRDIVILVPTRTFYKPLEQVLQDELNIPVIFVTDVNYFSRGETLDAVAYLKTVVDPQDDLALANYLSSPFSGLSLAEVHDLFVNADKSCKNGWLWKNLQEQYPNFCEKLIDLNQKMKLTGPASILSELLKESSHLKAIPRSLRRRVAVNLRRAIDLAREYENTIGNSGLGCTRYLQDAILKEVKSEEANPVGEEEDVVRVMTIHSAKGLEFPVVALFGLEYTPYRRPRNKFQSSRELGAITRYFPDYWEMNGQPHVESDVDFPSFFIEQQLQQAEEVSEQQRLFYVACTRAQDTLILSGVCPISNGEIVIKPKTWLSWVWDWIEKERNEDPRQYLIKFFPGYQDSLFISTSKANEEMEGGMELPRQPLPRLQRLTATAYAFYRFCPHAYRMRYRQGITLPWELPSDDEKGGADLGNMVHWILAQWDFNEQSLNHWLPLHQDKFLEIKSQLSIELRPFLNTNQDWEKVKIWLTNLSQSHLGLSLQKNYNDQKLEREKPFEIKINGGLVLAGIRDLLWKDEQGVHIIDYKTSSPDESVFPLYREQMYFYGLVAQKQYPGLPIHLGLYFVRENLYQKIHDLPTEDKMMLQVGAVAQNAASQGSFQPAIEKCPSCPWKNHCSFYSTKE